A single genomic interval of Hevea brasiliensis isolate MT/VB/25A 57/8 chromosome 4, ASM3005281v1, whole genome shotgun sequence harbors:
- the LOC110644155 gene encoding dirigent protein 4-like — protein MEGKIFIAGVMILCVVVGHAQEGYYSEAIPAVHMEEKMTKLHFFLHDILSGQNPAVVQIAKANLPQNNSFASFGTLSATNDAMRVGVEPTSKLIGRAKGLYVLASQGQDDEMALVMYMDFGFTTGKFNGSSFVVCSRNPVMETQRELAVVGGREQFRMARGFANLHTRFLNFTTGDAIIEYNVTLFHY, from the coding sequence atggaaggAAAGATCTTCATTGCAGGGGTTATGATCCTTTGTGTTGTGGTTGGACATGCACAAGAAGGTTATTACTCTGAAGCCATCCCTGCTGTGCATATGGAAGAGAAAATGACCAAACTCCATTTCTTTCTTCATGATATACTTAGTGGGCAAAACCCAGCCGTGGTTCAAATAGCAAAAGCCAATCTCCCTCAAAACAACTCATTTGCCTCATTTGGGACACTTAGTGCCACTAATGATGCCATGAGGGTAGGTGTAGAACCAACCtcaaaattgattgggagagcTAAAGGTTTGTATGTATTAGCTAGCCAAGGACAAGATGATGAAATGGCATTGGTTATGTACATGGATTTTGGATTTACAACAGGCAAGTTTAATGGGAGTTCATTTGTTGTGTGTTCAAGAAATCCTGTAATGGAGACTCAACGTGAGCTTGCAGTGGTGGGTGGGAGAGAACAATTCAGGATGGCTAGAGGATTTGCTAATTTACATACTCGTTTCTTGAATTTCACTACTGGTGATGCCATTATTGAGTATAATGTCACCTTGTTTCATTACTAA